The following is a genomic window from Agrobacterium cucumeris.
CCTACGATTTCTGTATTGAGAAGCTGAAAGCCAAACCGGGCCATGTTGGGGAAATCGTTGTCGTCGAGGATGACGACGTGCAGCGCCCTTCCTTCTTTCCGTCTGATGACAATTCGAACTCTATCGTTCGCCCAGGTGATCTGGTCGTTATCGATGAGTGCTGGCGTTTCTGGGGGGCGGATGGTGCGATCTCCGAATCCTCTATGGAATTCTTCCGCAAGCATCGGCATTTAACGCACCCTGACACGGGCGTTGCCTGTGATCTTGTGTTGATCACACAGGCCGTCAGTGACCTTCACCGTAAGCTCAAGAACGTTGTTGAACTGTCGTTCCGCGCCAAAAAGGCGAAAAGCCTCGGACTGAACAGCATCTACGTTGTCGAGATGTGGGAGGGGACCAACCAGCGCCGTAAGTCAGCGTCTGCACAGACAAGGCGTTACGATCCGGCGATTTTCCCCCTCTACAAGTCGTATTCCGGGGCCACAGACGCGGCAGGAAAAGAGGTCGCTGTTGATAAGCGTCACAACGTTCTGAAAAGCTGGAAGTTCGTGCTGGGCGCTCCTGCGCTTGTCCTGCTGGGCATCTATTCCGTGTGGGGTGTCGTTTCGTTCTTCGATCCCAAGACCACGACAAAAGATCAGGCCGCCGAGCGCGACCAAGCAACCCCCTCAAGAGCCAAAGAGCTATCCTCCGCAGAGGGCGTGAAGTCGGGCAGAGTGGGTCCCTCTGGCACCGATGGTCAGCCGATCCAGAGCCAAACACCGGTTCGGCAAACTCCCATGATGTCGACCGAATGGAGACTTTCCGGCTTTGTATCGTTCGGAGAGCGCCGTGTTGTGCTGATCATCAACAATGCCGGTCGGGTTCGTGCCGTGTCGCCGTCGATGTTTAGTTTCTCCGACGGTCGGCCGGTCACTGGAACGATAGACGGGCAGACTGTGACAGAGTGGACAGGCAGTCTCGCCTCTGCCACCTCGCAGCCACCCCTAATTTCCATGGGGGAGGTGACACCATGAGAAGGACAGGGACAATCCTAGGCCTTGTCCTAGGTCTACTGGTGGTGTTGCCAGTGCGGGCGGCTGATGAAACTCCGGTTCTGCTTTACGCGCAGGACATTCCGGCGTCTGAACTTGTCGGCCTCCTTTACCGGGAGATTTTTCGAAAGCCGTTCGTCACGTCACCAGCCGTGCAGGCTAATCGGTCGTTGGTGTCTGTACACATCAGTGGAACGCAGGCGGGTGCGATCAATCAGGCTAACGACTATTTGGCCGCTCTCGGTTTCAAGATCATTTCCGGCAAGGGCGTCGATCGTGTGGAGCTTCCCGGTCCAGCTCCTGCCCCTCCGATCGACAGCTTTCCAATGTTCTACACCCCGAAGTGGCGTGATCCTGCTGAACTGGTGGCCTTGCTCAAGCCTTTGTTCCCGGAAGCGAGGTTTGGAGGAACTGGTGCGGCTGTGACCTATGCCGATGGGACAAGCGCGGAAAGCGTCGTTTCGGATAAGTTGGTTGTCCATGCCGCGAAAAAGTCGCTTGCCGAGATCGAGGAGCTTTTGCCGCGGCTGGATACGCCTGTTTCTGACCTGGCTGTCAAAGCGGCGGTCTTTGAGGTCGGAACCAATGTCGATGACGGCTCCGCCTTCCAGCTTGCCGTTGGCCTGCTCAAGAGCCAGGTCAGCGTAGGGACCGGCGCGGCCTACACCTCGACGGGCCTTGGTCTCGCTGATCCCAATGTCCTTGGCTCCTTTCTCGCCTTCAAATCATCTTCGGTCGAAGCCATCGTTTCAGCGCTCTCGACGGACAGCCGTTTCAATCTGGTGACCGCTCCTGCTGTTCGTGCTCGATCCGGCGCGTCTACCTCCTTCACAGTCGGCCAGTCGGTCCCTGTTCTTGGATCCGTGAGCTATCCAGAGGGAGGAGGATCGACGCCCGTTCAATCTGTCGAATACCGGGATGCCGGTGTCATTTTCACGGTTCGGCCAGTGGTCCAAGACAAGGTCATCACCATGCTTCTCAGCCAAGAGATTTCGGACTTCGTGCAGACGACGACAGGCGTAAACAGCACTCCGACACTGACCCGCCGCAAACTGGACACGACACTTTCCCTTCAAGATGGCGATGTGGTCATGCTCGGAGGTTTGACGAAGACGAAAGACAGCCACGCGAAGGAAGGCTTTTCCTTCCTTCCGGACCTGCTCAAATCGAACACGAAAACGAGCTCGAGGACGGATTTGCTTCTCGTCCTTCAGGTGCAGAAATTGCAGCCGGGGGCTGTTTCCCTCAATTTTGACCGTACACGCGAGTTTCCGGCTCTTCCCGACGCGAAGCCTAGGAGCAGGAAGGAAATCGAGCGTGCGGCCCGCAATGGGGAGATAAATGGCCTTTTCTGACAAAGCGAGCGGCCACGGGGACGGACCCACTGGACCGCCCGGCAGTGGCCGCGAGGGTGGGTTTTGCATGACATATAACCATGCAAAACATGTCTCAATTTTTTACACCCCCTCTCAGTCTCAAGCCCTAAAAACATCCGTACGGAATTTAGTTGTTGCATCCGTACGGATCATAGGTTTACCGTCTGTACGGAATTTGATTCGGGGACACGATGTCTAAACGCGCTACGCCTATCGAGAATTACATTGCTGAAGGCGAAGTTCTCACCCCGAAACAGCGCTACGAGAAGCGTCGCAGAGAAGGCGGTTTTGTTCGACGTGCGTACTACGTCCACAAGGATGACGAGGCGGCATTAGCCGCCTTTGCGAAGGAACTTGAGGACAAGAGGAAGAGCGACAGTGATTGATATGATCTACGGCACTGTCCCCTTTGACTGGGATATCCCAGTCACTGGCGGTGCGCTCGTCCACTACAGGGCTGATGGCACGGTTGAGTGGGGCACCGATAAAACCCTGTCTCTTCGTGGTTCGCATGATTCACGAGTTTTCGTGCGGACTGTCGAGCGTGGAAAGTTGGAGTTTAAGGGCAATCCTGCCAAGTTCCTGCAAGGACATAATCTGTTCGGATCGAACGACCTTAAGGGCGTTCTGATCGATATGCTGATCGATGTTTGCGAGGCAATCGAGCTTGCGCCGTCTGCTGAGAACCTGCTGGCATGGCGTCGGGGTGAGATAGAGCTTTCTCGCGTTGACGTGACCGAGATGTTTGAGCTTCCGACGTTCTCCGATGTTGGCGCATGGATACAGGCGGCAGGGAAGACGGCGTCTGTCAAATGGCGCGGTCGCGGTCACTATCAGGACGGCACGCTTTATTTCGGCAAGGTAGCGACCGGAAAGCGTGCTTCGCCGTGGCAAATGAAGCTCTATCACAAGGGAGAGGAAATCCGGGTACACAAGCTGCCGAAAGACATTGAGAAGCGTGAAGACCTCGAAAATTGGGCTTCGAATAAGCTCCGTATTGAGGTAACATTGCGGACACAGGAATTGAAACGCTTAGGCCTCCACAACGTTTCCGCATGGACGGTGGACAGAGCCGAGAAGGTTTTTGAAGCGTACCTGTCGAAGGTGAATTTCGGAGAGTTGGCAATGGTCGATGTTCAGACAGAGGAAGATTTGAAGCCGAAGCTTCGCGCTGTTTACGCCCTCTGGAAGACCGGCTGTGATATGCGCAAGCTCTATTCGCGCCCGACGTTCTACCGTTACCGCCAAGAAATCATGGAAGTCACCGGGGCTGATATCGGGACGCTTTGCGTCAAGGATAATATCGTTTCGCTTCGTAGGGCGCTGGAAGCGCGTCCAGCTGGTGTCCCTGAGTGGGCTGGTGATCTCTATTACAAGCCTCGGTCTCACCTCAGCGTGGTAGCGTGAGAAAGCCGCCCTCGGGCGGCTTTATTGCTTCTGGAAGTCGGGTATGCGCCCGATGTTTCTCAGATGGTCTATTATCTCGTGGTAGAGGTGGTCACGAGGTCCGTACCGATCGCAGATTTTTACTATCGGTTCCTGTACCTGTTCTCGCAGCGGTTCTGGCAGGTCTGCGTCACCTATGAACCAGTAATCGTCGTCTGCCATTGCTAGAGGATTGCAGCCGATAGCAACCAAATCCTCGATAAAAGCTGGTATCTCGTCTTTCGTCATCTCTGCTCCTTTGCTGGCCACCTGGAGCATATGGTGAAGCATTAGGATCAGGCTATTGTAGGATTCACAGGGTCAGCCCGTGATTTTCTTCCACCATGGGCGTGTTGCGAGGTCTTTCCAGTCGTCTCGGTCGCGCTCGGCGGCTTGAGCGCGTGATGCCTCTGTGTCTGCTCGCCTGCGCTCTGCCTCTACGAGGTCCGACATTCCTTTAAGCTCCGCCTCTAACCTTGCGATTTTGATGTCTTTTTCGTAGTCGTCTGTCCTAGGGACATCCGTAGGCATGTCCGTGGCATTGTCCGTAGGTTCGTCGTCTTTGAAACCATCGAGAGGAACGTTGATCCTCATATTGCCGTCGTTGCCCATGGTGCGCTTCCACCGTTTGCGGCGGACGAGCTTTCTGGCACTATCGAGCTTAATGTTGAGCCGCTTCGCTATCTCTTGATAGGTCATCTGCATTTC
Proteins encoded in this region:
- a CDS encoding phage/plasmid replication protein, II/X family, with amino-acid sequence MIYGTVPFDWDIPVTGGALVHYRADGTVEWGTDKTLSLRGSHDSRVFVRTVERGKLEFKGNPAKFLQGHNLFGSNDLKGVLIDMLIDVCEAIELAPSAENLLAWRRGEIELSRVDVTEMFELPTFSDVGAWIQAAGKTASVKWRGRGHYQDGTLYFGKVATGKRASPWQMKLYHKGEEIRVHKLPKDIEKREDLENWASNKLRIEVTLRTQELKRLGLHNVSAWTVDRAEKVFEAYLSKVNFGELAMVDVQTEEDLKPKLRAVYALWKTGCDMRKLYSRPTFYRYRQEIMEVTGADIGTLCVKDNIVSLRRALEARPAGVPEWAGDLYYKPRSHLSVVA
- a CDS encoding zonular occludens toxin family protein; amino-acid sequence: MAISVYTGVMGSGKTYEVVGYVIAPALAAGRRVVTNIAGFNYDEAYDFCIEKLKAKPGHVGEIVVVEDDDVQRPSFFPSDDNSNSIVRPGDLVVIDECWRFWGADGAISESSMEFFRKHRHLTHPDTGVACDLVLITQAVSDLHRKLKNVVELSFRAKKAKSLGLNSIYVVEMWEGTNQRRKSASAQTRRYDPAIFPLYKSYSGATDAAGKEVAVDKRHNVLKSWKFVLGAPALVLLGIYSVWGVVSFFDPKTTTKDQAAERDQATPSRAKELSSAEGVKSGRVGPSGTDGQPIQSQTPVRQTPMMSTEWRLSGFVSFGERRVVLIINNAGRVRAVSPSMFSFSDGRPVTGTIDGQTVTEWTGSLASATSQPPLISMGEVTP
- a CDS encoding type II secretion system protein GspD; its protein translation is MRRTGTILGLVLGLLVVLPVRAADETPVLLYAQDIPASELVGLLYREIFRKPFVTSPAVQANRSLVSVHISGTQAGAINQANDYLAALGFKIISGKGVDRVELPGPAPAPPIDSFPMFYTPKWRDPAELVALLKPLFPEARFGGTGAAVTYADGTSAESVVSDKLVVHAAKKSLAEIEELLPRLDTPVSDLAVKAAVFEVGTNVDDGSAFQLAVGLLKSQVSVGTGAAYTSTGLGLADPNVLGSFLAFKSSSVEAIVSALSTDSRFNLVTAPAVRARSGASTSFTVGQSVPVLGSVSYPEGGGSTPVQSVEYRDAGVIFTVRPVVQDKVITMLLSQEISDFVQTTTGVNSTPTLTRRKLDTTLSLQDGDVVMLGGLTKTKDSHAKEGFSFLPDLLKSNTKTSSRTDLLLVLQVQKLQPGAVSLNFDRTREFPALPDAKPRSRKEIERAARNGEINGLF